The segment AAAGAGAtgacatgtttattaaatgttgtgctgtggtcattgataaatatatggcTTCCGTTTAGGTTCATGAGTAATGAAGCTGGTGTGTACTTGGTCTTTGACAGCACCGCTTCTTTAATTAATTGTGGAGTTGTTCTGATCGGCGACAGACTCCAGCAGCATCTCCTTGTCAGTGACCATTTAATAAGTGGCACTGCCCAGTGTAGCCCAGTCAGGAACAAAGAGGAGACCTTCCTTGCAATAACTAAGACACTGCAGCATCTGCAAAGTGTGCAAACGGGTCTACAGTGAGAATGGGACCGATGTATCAAAtatcatacccccccccccccccccccaacagtcgAGTgttgggggttacggggagaaggcaggagaatgtggttgagagggaaagatagatcagccgtgattgaatggcggagtagacttgatgggccgaatggactaattctgctcctagacggTATGAAGCACTCAAAGGGTCATTGGATGAAATAGTGAATTATAACAAGTCGCCAAATACAACAGGATATGAGGAACCTGTGAGATACTGAGGTGCAcacattagggttagggttaccaGATTGATTGATTATTCAGTGGACTTAAAGGAAATTAGTcactgctggaaaaatgttcacgTTCCAGGTACTTGTGTTCCTGAACTGCAGTCAAAATAAAGAGGCTCATGTGAACACGAGCAGGAAATGGTGCTTAACATGAACAAAGCTTCAGCAGGTAGACAGCTACATGTTGAGTTGTTGATGCAGCTTTGTGGGGAACAATGAAGATATTGCAGGTAACCAGTACCAAGCTGTCCTCACCACCCAGCGATGCAAGGCGACGGCAAGCTGTAtctccagacacaaaatgctggagtaactcagcgggacaggcagcatctctggagagaaggaacgggtgatgtttcgggtcgagacatactAACAGGAGCAGCATCTGACAAGCACACTGGCTCATCGGCCAGAGTAAAGCACTGGCCCAgctggcagagggagagaggacaAACACAATGACGGTCACTTGAgttctcaccctctctcttctgCCTTGCTTCAAGAATCACTAACTTCATTCCGTCtggagaatggtctcgacctgaaacatcgcccattccttctctccacagatgctgcctgtcccgctgagtgttccttcctacacaaggtgtATCTCTTCCACTGTTCACAGTGTGGTTGTCTCTGACACGTTGGTGAACAAAGGCAGGCTCCACATACCACACAACAACCTCAGGGCTTGTGTACCAGACCAGAACCACCATGTCTAAACCGTTACTTGTGCCTCTGTCCTCTCAGTGTGGCCTTCATTATATTTTGATGGGGGGAGGTAAAGAATGGGGATTACACAGAGTCATTTTCGTAAATAGTATTTCACCCTAACTCcagaaacaaataaacaaaaaataaatcactTTTACATCAAATAGCAGCCGCTGTTGACTGATCTTGCACCAACAAATAACGTGAAAGCAGTAAAACTAATTATTAGAACTAAAATAAATACtcaagaaagagggaggggggggtggaggaataATGATTCTCAGCAGCCCCAGGCTACTAGGCCTTGTCTAAATACTAAATAGTGAACCTTAGCCACAAATTCCCCGCCAGTTGCTGTCAATATGTCCAATAAGTTGCTTAACTATACAGGCCAGAGGGCTCTCAGGTCCGATCTCTCCATTTGTGAAGCGGCTGACCACAACAGAACTCAGTGCCACAGAAacggaataaaatgtttataagacTCGACTCGTCACCCTTGCCGAATGTGGCAATGTTCTGTCAGGGTTGGGACAGGTCGGCTGGGAAAGGTTCTGCAGCCAAACCTGTTACAGCAAAGGTCACAGAACCCAGGGCCCACGGAGCTGTGTAGCATTGGAAGAGTTAAGGAACAAGGTGCCCACGTTACAGAACATGTCCACGGCTGAACCTTTACAAGAACAAGCATTGGGTGAGATGAACAGGAGCCAATAATTGTCTAACACCTGGGTGTTAGTGAATGTGGCTTGACCTTTCTGAACAGTGCacactccctctcacacacacacactcagtgcacactcactctcacacccacTGCAAATAATGACAAAtcaattgtatcttgtatctcacaCCCACTGCACACACActcagtgcacacacacacacacacccagtgcacacacacactgcacactcacacacactgcacactcactcacacgcacacacacacagtgcacactcactctcacagcaCACACACTCagtgcacactcactcacacactcagtgcacactcactctcactcacacccactgcacactcactcacacacacacacacgtacgccaCATTGGTCAATTGTCCATGTCCAGCCGTTACCATGTCCAGCTAGCTTGGGATCCCAGACAGTGGCCAGTGATCAGAGAGAAAAGCTTCATTCTGCAAAAGTCCAGGTTGAACCGAGCCCATTCACTTGTACGCTGTGACTTTAGCATAGATGTGCAGCTGACGGTTCACACCGACACACAgtgtagtgtctgaagaagggtctcgacccaaaacttcaccctgtccttctctccagaattgcagcctgacccactgagtgactccagcgttttgtgtcgatctccggtgcatctgcagttccttcctacacacagtgtAGATCCAGTGTCCTGAGATAAAGGTTTAACTGTATCACGAGTGCATCTCATCCGATTAGAAATAATGTTTGTGTTCACCACCCAATCCATAAACCAAAACAAATTAGAAGTGATATCACCAGCGACTCTGAAGCCCGTGATGATCCACGAATGCATGCAAACAAAATCCAAACTAGAAAATCTAAATCTAATAGAGAGGTTCCCAAATCACAGATGAAAGACGCAGGTTCAGTCCCAACAACAAGGGGCGCAGGTTGTCACAGTCAGGTCTGTAGGGATTTTGCAGTCTGTTATTGTGTTGGGTTGGAATATCTGAGAGTAGATGTCCATATCCCACCACCCATTTGTAGAACCCACTTGCCCTTTCCAACAGAGGGAGTCACAGACTGAGGGAATACACTGCGCTGTAGAGAAAGGAAGACAAACGCAGGCCCGGGGCACTTTCTACAAACTCCAAACTCCTCACCTCCTGCTGTGTCCTGGGTCGTTTGATTGAGGTCATCGATGGGCCACTACAGCAGCAAAAAAAGAGCAAGAAAAATAACTATACCAACCCCAAATATAAAACCAAGGAGGCTGCAAAATCCAGTGGATGGAGATGGCCTCATCAACCCCACAGGGTGAGAGATGAGGGGGGGCTGAGGCAGGAATGTGGGGGGGAACTGAGGAAGAGGTGCCACCAGGCAGTTTACCAGAGGGTTGTGATGGGTTGGTAATGCTGGACACTGCTGCAGATCCTACACCAGCTAAAGTGGGCTTCACCTTAACTAAGCGTAATGGaccgggaggggagagggagggaggggttgtgGTCTTGTTTAGATGCGGACTGTGTTGATGCGTAGAGGTTGGACATTCTTGCCGTTGGCGTGGCTCTGTCCCGGGCTGAAGTAGGGGACGTATTTCCCATTGAACTTCTCGCGGAAGGTGTAGAGCCAGGACATGTCATCTGCGTTGTAGAAGATGAGGAGGCCTTTGTCACAGTCAAAGTACACGCCAACCTTCTCCAGTTTGGACTTGACGTTGAGATGGGTCCAGGGCTCGGTGCACGCACTGTACTGATTGCCGTCGTGCATCACAATACAATGGAAGCCTCGCGTTGGCTGGATCTGGATACTTCCCTTCCTGCTGACCGATTCCAGCGCCACGCCGATCATCCACTGAGTCTTCTCCGACACCATCACCTCCCAGTAGTGGACGCCGCTGTCAAAGCCGTCCGAGCCCAGGACGGAGACCTCCACATCAAAGCGTTTTGGGGAGTCCTGCATGGGCTGAGGATGGAGGTTGCCATATGCCACAATGGTGCAGTCGTCAGAGAGGATCAGACGCTGGTGTGCCGTGATGGGGTCCAGGGTCAGCGCGGCTGGCACTGCAGGCAAAGAGACAGAGACATCACTGTGTATacaaaccaaccaaccaacatGCTGCAAACATagcggcagattattatcacgtgtacaaaCGCAGTGAAAACCCTTTATGTGCTacacaattaaatcagataatactatacatgaatatagtcaAGCCTCACACTAGTACAGCAGTACAAGCATCATCATCAATATACaccatgagacctgggtgtcatggtacaccagtcattgaaagtaggcatgcaggtgcagcaggcagtgaagaaagcgaatggtatgttggctttcatagcaaaaggatttgactcgcatcatcagagacccacaccacacctGGCCAcacacgtacagttttggtctccaaatctgaggaaggacattattgccatagagggattgaagagaaggttcaccagacgatCCAGGGATGTcacagaagaaagactggatggggaaactctctagaatttaggagattgcagggatcttatagaaactctaaAGGGTTGGACAGCGAAGGAAGATTGCTCAAAAACGTTCGTCGATGAAGTTGACGGAGCAAAATTCCTTCTTTTTGCTGATGGCAGGTCAGAGAGAGGCATCCTGTGGAACTTGAGGAGTCTGGAGaaggatttcgtcccgaaacgttgcccatttccttcgctccatagatgctgctgcacccgctgagtttctccagcatttttgtgtaaccttcgatcttccagcatctgcagttccttcttgaacacagctggaggaactcagcaggtccagtaTCATCTGCGGGGtgctcaatgttttgggtcaggaccctgtaTGGTAGAAACTAAAGGAACCCAGAGGGTCAAACAgcatgtgtgaagaagggtctctaccatcTTTAGGCCCCACAGATGGGAAGGAACTGTATTAGAACATTGCCACTAGGTGACACTTCACCATGGTATTGATGAGATCCATGGGGTCCAGACTTGGCAACTGGCAAAGATTGGCTTCTTCAGAagatgtataaagtcatgagaggaatagactgggaagatgcacagaggctcttgcccagagtacggggaatcgaggaccagaggacataggtttaaggtgaaggggaaacggtttaataggaatctgaggggtaacatttccacacaaagggtggtgagtgtatggaacgagctgccagaggaggtagttgaggctgggactatcacaacgtttaagaaacagttatacaggtacatggataggacaatttggaaagaaaatatttttaaaattaagtCTTTTTCTAAATAAGGTGAATTGTAATAATGTTTGACCAGCAGGGACAGGCCATTAGCTTGGTAGCTGTGATAGGCAGCTAAGCCATGAAAAATATTCAATATCTTTTTACTGTAGTGACGTGAATAGCAAAAGGTTTAAAGGAAACTGAGATTGTTTGCACAGACAATGGTTGATATCTGAAATGTTTTGTCATTATCAAAGATGTTGGGCGGAGTTGTATCCAAGCAGAGAACATCAACGTGggctgtgtaggcaggaactgcagatgctggtttaaactgaagatagacacaaaaagctggagtaactcagcgagacaggcagcatctctggagagaaggaatgggtgatgttttggattgagacccttcatcagatttgtGGGCTGCATTAGGCAAGAGCCCCACGTGACATGTatggttcagtttattgtcacgtgtaccgaggtacagtgaaaagcttttgttgcatgctaaccagtcagcagaaagacaatacatgattacaatcgagccgtttacagccAGTTATTTTTCACCCCATTGTGCGTAGGACTATGCAacacctgctgctgctgctgcatcaaAGTTGTGTAGTTGCAGGTGAGGGATGACTGGTGCTCTGCTTGCAGTTCAGAGGGGCTGGTGTCTGGGGAGAGTGGCAGTGGTGTGGATTGCAAgcagtcagcatggacattgtggtctATGCTCTACAACGCTGCCAGTCTAGGAGTGTGGACAGCAACTGCCAGCAACTCCACACAACTGTCCAATTCAACTTACAATTCTCCAGATCATTCCAGGTCTGGCTGATTGAACCGATCCAAACTATCCCCGTCCAATAAAGTTAGCAATCATATCTTCACACTGCAGCTGATAGAAACTTGGAAACTCCACTAGTGGAAATAGAACTTGGATGGTGTGTTAATTGTAACGGAATATAGATATGTGGTGAATCTGATGCTGGAGTACAAAGTGGATCAGGCAGTCAGAGTCTACAGGGAAGAGCGAACTCAGTAACATCTGGTTTGGATTAACTACaaaaaaatctgaagtaaaaatacATAATTGGGAGAGTGCCAATTTCAGTTGGGTAGAAAATAGAATCTGGCCAGTCTAACGTCGAATCGAAGCTTGGCAGTCAGAAGTGTTCTTGAACAAAGGGCAGCCTAACGAAGGATGGTTTGGGAACAATCCAAACACAGTCCCACTCGAGGGAACATGAGGCCAAGCAACTCTGGAGCTCTccgcagggagaggggggagagggagagggagagggagagggggagagggagagggagagggagagagggagagagggagagggagagggagagagagagggagagggggagagggagagggagagagggggagagggagagagagggggagagagatagagggagaggagagagggagggagggagagggagagggagaggggagagggagagggaggggggaggggagagagggggagggggagggagggggggagagggagagagggagggggggagggggagagggaggggggggggggggggggaggggggagggggagagggggaggggagggagggaggagggggaggggagggggagggggaggaagcagAAGGAGGATCTGTGAAGGACATCCAATTATAAAGATCAGAGAGACATAAgctgtgtactagtcatgtctctactatttatttcattccccttacatgtttttcctctacctgtaaggtgtccttgagactcttgaaaggcgcccataaataaaatgtattattattattattattatgtccctactgtgtgtatgATGCTAGTATttggtcagtgggctgaagggcctgtttccgtgctgtatatgtaATGTAAAGCACAGCCACCCATGGCTAAGACCATTGCCCAGGGCTCACCTGGTTGGATGTCTTGTAGCAAGGATTTCCAGATGGTGTACTGTAGTGGACCCATGTACTTGGAGGTGGGAAAGTCTTCATACGTCAGGTTGGTTTCATGGATCTTCCCCTTTAACCTGCAGGAATGAGATGGAGAGAAATCAGATCTTAACCCATGGAAAATGAACACTGGAACCCAGAGTTCAAAACATCACTCCTCAGTCTCCAGTAACAGGCATCATCTGACCAACAATCCAATCACATTCATGTTTCTTCCAATCTCACCAGTTCTCTTAAATCCAGACACACACTTGGATAATAGTTTCTGAATCCACattgacaggcacatggataacaAAGGCTTAGAAGGGAATGGGCCAATTGTAGATGTGTGGGACTCGTGGAGACGGGACACATTGGCTGACGTGTCCATGTTGGGATGAAGTTCCCGCCTGCCTGCTAGATCAGGCGTGGCATGTTTGGACAAATGAAATTTGGATGGACGgacgggggtgtgtggtgtgtgtgtgtgtgtgtgtgtgtgtgtgtgtgtgtgtgtgtgtgtgtgtgtgtgtgtgtgtgtgtgtgtgtgtgtgtgtgtgtgtgtgtgtgtgtgtgtgtgtgtgtgtgtgtgtgcgcgcgtgtgtgcgcgtacatatgcacatacatgcatatatatacacacacacacacacacatacatctatatatatatacacacacacacgtacatatatatatacaacacGTACATATATAGAGTTATAGCCAGGTATGgaggtatatatacacacacacacacgtgtttgCTTGTCCACACACgcatcatatatacacacacgtacatgccGGTATTATGACCCATATCCTATATACCCAATACAcagtacatatacatatacatatatatataatacaacatccttatacatatatatatatatatatatatacatgtcctCTATATACACCCCCTGGATCCCGTGCCTTCCTATAACCAATGGTGACCACGAGCCTTTATATCCACCGTAGCAAGTGGCTGGAGGTGCAGTGTTTGCTTGTCCATGGACCCATGATTAGACAGGGGTGACAACATCCTTGCCCCTGTCCTCTCGCCCCCTGGATCCTGTGCCTTCCTATAACCAATGGTGACCATGAGCCTTTATATCCACCGTAGCAAGTGGCTGACGTCTGGAGTCAGGGACCTGATTAGACAGGGGGTGAGAGGGTTgattcaagctttcaccagtgcTTGGGGTCAGCAGTGGTGATCTCAGGCAGGCTGGGTGTCTGCTCTGTATAACTGCTTGCTctataagggtggcacggtggagcagcgggtagagctgctgcctcacagcgctagagacgcaggttcgatcctgaccacgggtgccgtctgcacagagtttgtacattttccccattgacctcgtgggttttctccgggcgctccggtttcaccacacatcaaagatgtacaggtttgtaggttaatcggtgtGGACAGGGAttcctggtcagtgtggactcggtgggtcaaggggcagtttccgcgctgtatctccaaactcagttgagtttagtttattgtcccgtgtaacgaggtacagtgaaaagctgtttgttgtgtgctaaccagtcagcggaaagacaagacatgattacaatcgagccgtccactgtgtacagatacatgataagggaataacatttagtgcaaggtaaagtccgattaaagatagtctgagggtcaccaatgacagtagttcaggactgctgactagctgtggtgggatggttcagtttgaaactaaactcaactcaaagacTGAAAGTAGCTTGGGGAAAGGGCTTCACGGCTTGCAGAGAGCTGGCATGGATTAGAGGGGCTGAATGGCGTGTGTGTCCAGtgatgggaacttcactcacccccctgcaggaactatacaacaggaggtgcaactccagagcaaacaaaatcatgggagaccccttccacccctgcaacggactgttccagctgctacggtcaggcaaacgcctccgttgccatgcggtgagaacggagaggttgagaaggagtttcttcccagaggcaattcggactgtaaacgcctttctcaccagggactaactctactgaacgtttttccttccattatttattatgtaaaataatatgtgtgttatgattgtgtttataatttgtttggtgttttgttgttccgcgagcattgccactttcatttcactgcacatctcgtatgtgtatgtgacaaataaacttgacttgacttgacttgatgaggaGTTGCCTACCTGTCCAGGGTGGTGTTGATACCCTGCAGGAAGAGCAGCTTGTCCGTCTCCACCAGTTTCTCCTGCAGGATTTGCATGCCTTCCTGCACCTCCCGCAGCTGCAGGCTGTAGCGTTGGATCTTCTGTTCGATGTCAGTCAGTGTGCGCTCTGTGTCCATCTCCAGTTCCTCCAACATCGACTTCTGCTTCTCCTTCAGGAAGCGGTGAAGACAGTCAAAGGCCTCGGCGATGGTGGCCCGCAGGCTCTTGGCCGAGGACTGACCAAGATGCAGAAACACAAAACTCTCAATtagttattcagtttagtttagagatacagcgcggaaacaggcccttcagcccatcgagtctgtgcccaccagcgatccccgcgcactaaccaatacacacacaaggaacaattcacaattttgtatccaagccaatttaacctctcaaccagcacgtctttggagtgtgggaggaaaccggagcacccggagaaaacccacgcaggtcacggggagaatgtgcaaactccacaaagacagcacccgtagtcaggatcaaatctgggtttctggcgctgttgaggcagcaacttctcctttaaccagctgccagaggccAGGA is part of the Leucoraja erinacea ecotype New England chromosome 30, Leri_hhj_1, whole genome shotgun sequence genome and harbors:
- the trim62.1 gene encoding E3 ubiquitin-protein ligase TRIM62, which gives rise to MAGSLKDELLCSICLSIYQEPVSFGCEHHFCRRCITEHWSRQQRGCRDCPECRRSFSEPLLSPSLKLANIVERYSAFPLHALLHPQRGPHACKDHDRAKLFCLSDKCLLCFFCDQPALHQHHHVTNIDESYEEIQRELKEQYEALQDSELGHSQALKLLERQLSETQSSAKSLRATIAEAFDCLHRFLKEKQKSMLEELEMDTERTLTDIEQKIQRYSLQLREVQEGMQILQEKLVETDKLLFLQGINTTLDRLKGKIHETNLTYEDFPTSKYMGPLQYTIWKSLLQDIQPVPAALTLDPITAHQRLILSDDCTIVAYGNLHPQPMQDSPKRFDVEVSVLGSDGFDSGVHYWEVMVSEKTQWMIGVALESVSRKGSIQIQPTRGFHCIVMHDGNQYSACTEPWTHLNVKSKLEKVGVYFDCDKGLLIFYNADDMSWLYTFREKFNGKYVPYFSPGQSHANGKNVQPLRINTVRI